A window from Cellulomonas sp. C5510 encodes these proteins:
- a CDS encoding PLP-dependent aspartate aminotransferase family protein encodes MTHPDPAALARETLAVTAGRPPRAQGAPVNPPVVLSSTYVSQGVPQPGELMYARGDTETWGPFEQTLGALEGSAHPALVYGSGMAAIAAALSLVPHGGRLVLPRHAYQVTLGYARDLAERSDVEVDHVDVADTAAVVAALDPSASPTGRPTSVLWVESPTNPMLEVADLPALVAAGHAAGALVAVDNTFATPLVQRPLEHGADVVVHSVTKYLAGHSDVVLGAVLTDDAALRERLHTYRTVHGAIAGPFEVYLALRGVRTLALRVERSQRTALDLAHRLAAHPGVVEVRHPGLPGDPGHARATAQMSGYGSIIGLRPAGGAAAADAVVERLRLWVPATSLGGVESSIERRRRFATESPTVPEDLLRLSVGIEDVEDLWRDLAQALPA; translated from the coding sequence GTGACGCACCCCGACCCCGCCGCCCTCGCGCGCGAGACGCTCGCCGTGACCGCCGGTCGCCCGCCGCGCGCCCAGGGCGCCCCGGTGAACCCGCCCGTCGTGCTGTCCTCGACGTACGTGTCCCAGGGCGTGCCGCAGCCGGGCGAGCTGATGTACGCCCGGGGCGACACCGAGACGTGGGGACCGTTCGAGCAGACGCTGGGCGCGCTGGAGGGCTCGGCCCACCCGGCGCTCGTGTACGGCTCCGGCATGGCGGCGATCGCCGCGGCGCTCTCGCTGGTCCCGCACGGCGGGCGCCTGGTGCTCCCGCGGCACGCCTACCAGGTGACGCTCGGGTACGCGCGCGACCTCGCGGAGCGCTCGGACGTCGAGGTGGACCACGTCGACGTCGCGGACACCGCGGCGGTCGTCGCGGCCCTCGACCCGTCCGCCTCCCCCACCGGCCGGCCGACGTCGGTCCTGTGGGTCGAGTCCCCCACGAACCCGATGCTCGAGGTCGCGGACCTGCCCGCCCTGGTCGCGGCCGGCCACGCCGCCGGCGCGCTGGTCGCGGTCGACAACACGTTCGCGACGCCCCTCGTCCAGCGGCCTCTCGAGCACGGGGCCGACGTCGTGGTGCACTCCGTGACGAAGTACCTGGCGGGCCACAGCGACGTGGTGCTCGGCGCGGTGCTCACGGACGACGCCGCCCTGCGCGAGCGGCTGCACACCTACCGCACGGTGCACGGCGCGATCGCCGGCCCGTTCGAGGTGTACCTCGCGCTGCGCGGCGTCCGGACGCTCGCGCTGCGGGTCGAGCGCTCGCAGCGCACCGCGCTCGACCTCGCGCACCGCCTCGCCGCCCACCCCGGCGTCGTCGAGGTGCGTCACCCCGGCCTGCCGGGCGACCCGGGCCACGCCCGCGCGACCGCCCAGATGTCCGGCTACGGCTCGATCATCGGGCTGCGCCCGGCGGGCGGGGCGGCCGCCGCCGACGCGGTGGTCGAGCGGCTGCGGCTGTGGGTCCCGGCGACGAGCCTCGGCGGCGTGGAGTCCAGCATCGAGCGCCGCCGCCGGTTCGCGACGGAGTCGCCGACGGTCCCGGAGGACCTGCTGCGCCTCTCGGTCGGCATCGAGGACGTCGAGGACCTCTGGCGCGACCTCGCCCAGGCCCTCCCCGCCTGA
- a CDS encoding D-alanine--D-alanine ligase family protein, whose product MSSTEQSPSARPRVLVLFGGRSSEHAISCATAGAVLRAIDRDRYDVLPIGITPQGRWVRVADDPDRWAIVDGRLPEVEAVPEQVLLPQEAGSRELQVIEPGVPAAALGAVDVVLPLLHGPFGEDGTLQGMLELADVRYVGAGVLASAVGMDKHFMKVVLAGAGLPVGPYVTLRGDDLETDRDGVRSRVEALGLPLFVKPARAGSSIGISRVTDFADLPAAVEEARRHDPKVVVEAAIVGREIECAVLGGRGGSRPRASLPGEIVVTDGTHGFYDFEAKYLDESAVELSCPADLPADVVARVQEVAVRTFEAVDGEGLARVDVFVTPDGDVVVNEINTMPGFTPFSMYPRMWQQSGLSYPDLLDELLRLALERPTGLR is encoded by the coding sequence ATGTCCAGCACCGAGCAGTCCCCGTCCGCCCGTCCGCGCGTCCTCGTCCTGTTCGGCGGCCGGTCCAGCGAGCACGCGATCTCGTGCGCCACCGCGGGTGCCGTGCTGCGTGCGATCGACCGCGACCGGTACGACGTGCTGCCCATCGGCATCACCCCGCAGGGCCGCTGGGTGCGCGTCGCCGACGACCCGGACCGGTGGGCGATCGTCGACGGCCGGCTGCCGGAGGTCGAGGCGGTGCCGGAGCAGGTGCTGCTGCCGCAGGAGGCCGGCTCGCGCGAGCTCCAGGTCATCGAGCCGGGCGTGCCCGCTGCCGCCCTGGGCGCCGTCGACGTGGTGCTCCCGCTGCTGCACGGGCCGTTCGGCGAGGACGGCACGCTCCAGGGCATGCTCGAGCTCGCGGACGTGCGCTACGTCGGCGCCGGCGTCCTCGCGTCGGCGGTCGGCATGGACAAGCACTTCATGAAGGTCGTGCTCGCCGGGGCGGGACTCCCCGTGGGGCCGTACGTGACGCTGCGGGGCGACGACCTCGAGACCGACCGCGACGGCGTGCGCTCGCGTGTCGAGGCCCTCGGGCTGCCGCTGTTCGTCAAGCCGGCCCGCGCCGGGTCGAGCATCGGCATCAGCCGCGTGACCGACTTCGCGGACCTGCCCGCCGCCGTCGAGGAGGCGCGGCGGCACGACCCGAAGGTGGTCGTCGAGGCCGCGATCGTCGGCCGCGAGATCGAGTGCGCCGTGCTCGGCGGGCGCGGCGGGTCCCGCCCGCGGGCCTCGCTGCCGGGGGAGATCGTCGTGACCGACGGCACCCACGGGTTCTACGACTTCGAGGCGAAGTACCTCGACGAGTCCGCCGTCGAGCTGTCGTGCCCCGCCGACCTGCCCGCGGACGTCGTCGCCCGCGTCCAGGAGGTGGCGGTGCGCACGTTCGAGGCGGTGGACGGCGAGGGACTGGCCCGCGTCGACGTGTTCGTCACGCCCGACGGCGACGTCGTGGTGAACGAGATCAACACCATGCCGGGGTTCACGCCGTTCTCGATGTACCCGCGGATGTGGCAGCAGAGCGGGCTGTCGTACCCGGACCTGCTCGACGAGCTGCTGCGGCTGGCGCTCGAGCGCCCCACCGGGCTGCGCTGA
- a CDS encoding DUF3515 family protein: MTDRTAPPAAGPRPGSTAPARSRRPRTVAVVTALAGAALAGCAPQVGVTVAPHATDPDCARVVLTLPDSLGDGLDEVRTTSQATAAWGDPADPVTLRCGVEVPGPTTEQCVTMETASGPGIDWLVRAEAEAADGTVAPTGPAEAPGSNDWTFVTYGRDPAVEVHVPAAVVAERSTSFLDALSPAIAQVEATRSCV; encoded by the coding sequence GTGACCGACCGCACCGCGCCCCCCGCCGCCGGACCGCGTCCCGGGAGCACCGCCCCCGCACGGAGCCGGAGGCCCCGGACGGTCGCCGTCGTCACCGCGCTCGCCGGTGCCGCACTCGCCGGGTGCGCACCCCAGGTCGGCGTCACCGTCGCCCCCCACGCGACCGACCCCGACTGCGCCCGGGTGGTGCTCACGCTCCCCGACTCCCTCGGGGACGGCCTGGACGAGGTCCGCACCACCAGCCAGGCGACGGCGGCGTGGGGCGACCCGGCCGACCCGGTGACGCTGCGCTGCGGCGTGGAGGTGCCCGGCCCCACCACGGAGCAGTGCGTGACGATGGAGACCGCGAGCGGTCCGGGCATCGACTGGCTCGTGCGCGCCGAGGCGGAGGCGGCGGACGGCACGGTCGCGCCCACGGGCCCCGCCGAGGCCCCGGGATCGAACGACTGGACCTTCGTCACCTACGGGCGGGACCCCGCCGTGGAGGTGCACGTCCCGGCGGCGGTGGTGGCGGAGCGGTCGACGTCGTTCCTCGACGCCCTCAGCCCGGCGATCGCGCAGGTCGAGGCGACCCGCTCCTGCGTCTGA
- a CDS encoding thiamine-phosphate kinase, which produces MTDAAAPDAAPTPDGGDRGPVVADLSEDGLLARVLPHLPAGDRTLLGPGDDAAVLAAPDGRFVVSTDVLVEDRHFRRRWSSGEDVGWRAAMQNLADVAAMGARPTALVVSLVVPGDLPVAWVEGLARGLGAACRTVGAGVVGGDLSGGAVVVVAVTVHGDLGGRDPVLRSGARPGDVLALAGTVGRSAAGLALLDAGRPDADPEVVRVYRRPEPPLAAGPEAASCGATAMLDVSDGLLRDAARLATAAGVVLDLHDPHRALADDVAALRAAADALGADPVAWVLGGGEDHGLLAAFPPGAVPPGFRVVGRVRGPGPGTPAGAVLVAGRPPHAAPGWEHFHR; this is translated from the coding sequence GTGACCGACGCCGCAGCTCCCGACGCCGCTCCGACCCCGGACGGCGGCGACCGCGGCCCCGTCGTCGCGGACCTGTCCGAGGACGGCCTGCTCGCCCGCGTGCTCCCGCACCTGCCGGCCGGCGACCGCACCCTGCTGGGCCCGGGCGACGACGCCGCCGTGCTCGCGGCGCCCGACGGCCGGTTCGTCGTCTCCACGGACGTCCTGGTGGAGGACCGGCACTTCCGGCGCCGGTGGTCCAGCGGTGAGGACGTCGGCTGGCGGGCGGCGATGCAGAACCTGGCCGACGTCGCCGCGATGGGCGCGCGTCCCACGGCGCTCGTCGTCTCCCTGGTCGTACCGGGGGACCTGCCGGTGGCCTGGGTCGAAGGCCTCGCGCGCGGGCTCGGAGCCGCCTGCCGCACCGTGGGCGCGGGGGTCGTCGGCGGGGACCTGTCGGGCGGCGCCGTCGTGGTCGTCGCCGTCACGGTGCACGGCGATCTCGGCGGGCGGGACCCCGTGCTGCGTTCCGGCGCGCGCCCGGGCGACGTCCTGGCGCTCGCGGGCACGGTCGGCCGGTCCGCCGCGGGGCTCGCGCTGCTCGACGCCGGCCGGCCGGACGCCGACCCGGAGGTCGTCCGCGTCTACCGTCGCCCGGAGCCGCCGCTCGCGGCCGGGCCGGAGGCCGCCAGCTGCGGCGCCACCGCGATGCTCGACGTCTCGGACGGGTTGCTGCGCGACGCCGCCCGTCTCGCGACCGCCGCCGGCGTGGTGCTCGACCTGCACGACCCGCACCGGGCGCTGGCGGACGACGTCGCGGCGCTGCGGGCGGCGGCGGACGCGCTCGGTGCCGACCCGGTGGCGTGGGTGCTCGGGGGAGGTGAGGACCATGGTCTGCTCGCGGCGTTCCCGCCCGGCGCGGTGCCGCCCGGCTTCCGCGTGGTCGGCCGGGTGCGCGGGCCCGGCCCCGGGACGCCCGCCGGCGCGGTGCTCGTCGCGGGACGACCGCCGCACGCCGCGCCCGGTTGGGAGCACTTCCACCGCTGA
- a CDS encoding GNAT family N-acetyltransferase, with protein MSEQRREHTVRPAEPADATGIARVHVETWRHAYAGLVPGDYLAALDVERRTEVWRRDLAPGGRIRAWVATVDDEVVGFISLGPSLDEDAERGTLQVYAIYLEPGLWGSGAARELLRTALADVPPRTAVTLWVFAENERARHFYRRHGFQPDGTERTEEVGGADLLQVRYRRH; from the coding sequence ATGAGCGAGCAGCGTCGCGAGCACACGGTCCGTCCCGCGGAGCCCGCCGACGCCACCGGGATCGCCCGCGTCCACGTCGAGACGTGGCGCCACGCGTACGCCGGCCTCGTGCCCGGCGACTACCTGGCGGCGCTCGACGTCGAGCGACGCACCGAGGTCTGGCGGCGCGACCTCGCGCCGGGCGGCCGCATCCGTGCGTGGGTCGCGACGGTGGACGACGAGGTCGTCGGGTTCATCTCGCTGGGCCCCTCGCTGGACGAGGACGCCGAGCGGGGCACGCTGCAGGTCTACGCGATCTACCTCGAGCCGGGCCTGTGGGGCTCGGGCGCGGCCCGCGAGCTGCTGCGGACCGCGCTCGCCGACGTCCCACCGCGCACCGCCGTGACCCTGTGGGTGTTCGCCGAGAACGAGCGCGCCCGGCACTTCTACCGGCGGCACGGGTTCCAGCCGGACGGCACCGAGCGCACCGAGGAGGTCGGGGGCGCCGACCTGCTGCAGGTCCGGTACCGCCGGCACTGA
- the rpmB gene encoding 50S ribosomal protein L28, translating into MAANCDVCAKGPSFGHSISHSHVRTKRRWNPNIQRVRVVVAGTPKRMNVCTSCLKAGKVQRAV; encoded by the coding sequence GTGGCTGCCAACTGCGACGTCTGCGCCAAGGGCCCGAGCTTCGGGCACAGCATCTCGCACTCGCACGTGCGCACCAAGCGCCGCTGGAACCCGAACATCCAGCGCGTGCGCGTCGTGGTGGCGGGCACCCCCAAGCGGATGAACGTCTGCACCTCGTGCCTCAAGGCCGGGAAGGTGCAGCGCGCCGTCTGA
- a CDS encoding DAK2 domain-containing protein, with protein MAGRPGTGRLDDGLVLRGWLDRAVPALEAARERIDAVNVFPVPDGDTGTNVLLTVRGAAEEVAARPAAAGDGPQVLQALARGALLSARGNSGVILSRYLGGLAGAAPGSLAEALRVAAEAARAAVAAPEDGTVLTVAAGVASATRHAAAAGADDASALAAGVAAGREGLARVSATHPVLRSARVVDAGACALLVLLDALAAALAGRDGAVDVGWLTEHARPGGAARGGGPGDAGSAPPGGTPPEAGAGASAGPSVYEVVALLGAADAATVAGALTGALGSVGDAVAVVPGDGLVTAHVHAPVPADAAAVLAASGAAWTATVRALLGGARPVVACTASATAAEALADTGAVVALLPAGTSPAAARDAVRRAAGDAAAGGGPVTVLPGGLLGPGDLDPSWVVVDGAVDDHAVLAALGTPGVSRPAVAWVPASGTAGAQPTEAGA; from the coding sequence GTGGCTGGGCGACCCGGGACCGGACGGCTGGACGACGGCCTCGTGCTGCGCGGCTGGCTCGACCGCGCGGTACCGGCTCTCGAGGCGGCGCGCGAGCGGATCGACGCCGTGAACGTCTTCCCGGTCCCGGACGGCGACACCGGCACCAACGTGCTGCTGACGGTGCGCGGCGCCGCCGAGGAGGTGGCCGCCCGGCCCGCCGCGGCCGGAGACGGGCCGCAGGTGCTGCAGGCGCTCGCCCGCGGGGCGCTGCTGTCGGCCCGCGGCAACTCCGGCGTCATCCTCAGCCGCTACCTGGGCGGGCTCGCCGGGGCGGCGCCGGGGTCGCTGGCGGAGGCGCTCCGGGTGGCGGCGGAGGCCGCGCGGGCGGCGGTGGCCGCGCCCGAGGACGGGACGGTGCTGACGGTGGCGGCGGGCGTCGCGAGCGCGACGCGCCACGCCGCGGCCGCCGGGGCGGACGACGCCTCGGCGCTCGCCGCCGGCGTCGCGGCCGGCCGGGAGGGCCTGGCACGGGTGAGCGCAACCCACCCGGTGCTGCGATCGGCGCGCGTCGTGGACGCCGGCGCGTGCGCGCTGCTGGTGCTGCTCGACGCCCTGGCGGCGGCGCTCGCGGGCCGGGACGGGGCGGTCGACGTCGGGTGGCTGACCGAGCACGCGCGTCCGGGCGGGGCCGCACGGGGCGGCGGCCCGGGCGACGCCGGCTCCGCCCCGCCGGGAGGCACCCCGCCCGAGGCGGGTGCCGGTGCGTCCGCCGGCCCGTCGGTCTACGAGGTGGTCGCGTTGCTCGGTGCCGCCGACGCTGCGACCGTGGCCGGCGCGTTGACGGGCGCGCTCGGATCCGTGGGGGACGCCGTCGCCGTGGTCCCCGGCGACGGGCTGGTGACGGCCCACGTCCACGCGCCCGTCCCGGCCGACGCGGCCGCCGTGCTCGCCGCGTCGGGCGCGGCGTGGACCGCCACGGTGCGCGCGCTGCTCGGCGGGGCCCGGCCGGTGGTGGCGTGCACGGCGTCGGCGACCGCCGCGGAGGCCCTCGCGGACACCGGCGCGGTCGTGGCGCTGCTGCCCGCCGGCACGTCGCCCGCCGCGGCCCGCGACGCCGTGCGCCGGGCGGCGGGCGACGCCGCGGCCGGCGGGGGCCCGGTGACCGTCCTGCCGGGGGGCCTGCTGGGGCCGGGGGACCTGGACCCCTCGTGGGTGGTCGTCGACGGCGCCGTGGACGACCACGCGGTGCTGGCCGCGCTCGGGACGCCCGGCGTGTCCCGTCCGGCGGTGGCGTGGGTGCCCGCTTCGGGGACGGCGGGGGCGCAGCCGACGGAGGCCGGCGCGTGA